The DNA sequence CAATTCTAGTGGATGAATGTCATCATATCCCTGCGGAAACATTTCGTAATACGATTGAAAAGCTGAAAACGTTTCATTTGTATGGTTTGACAGCAACACCATTCAGAAAATACAATGACGATAAGCTTATTTTTGCTTATTTGGGCGATGTGATTTCAGAAGTATTGACCATAGAAATTGAAAAATTCAAACACGCTCAAATTATTGTCAGAAACACCAATTTGGATGTTCCTTTCAATTCTAAAACAGATAATTTTGAAATTCTTTCAAAGATTTTAGTTCACGATTCAGAACGTAATAAACTCATTCTGGAAGATATAAAAAAGGAACTTTCGTACGGAAAAAGAATTACTATTATTACAGAAAGAAAAGAGCATATTGATACGCTTTACCTTTTTCTGAAACAATCTTACGAAGTTATTACCCTAAGCGGAGATGATTCAGACAACAATAAAAAATCCAAATGGCAGGCTTTACAACAAGGCAATTTTGAGGTATTGATAACCACGGGACAATATTTTGGAGAAGGTTCGGATTTATCCAATATCAGTTCCTTGTTTTTGGTTTATCCTTTTTCTTTCAAAGGTAAACTGATTCAATATATAGGTCGTGTGCAACGCTCGGAAATCAATCCGACAATCTATGATTATCGAGACATAAAAATTGATTACCTAAACAAACTATTTTTAAAGAGAAACGCGTATTATAGTCAGATAGTTAGGCAAGCAAGTTTGTTTGATGAGCCAACCGAACTTATTCCAGAAAGACAAAATTTAATCATTGAAAAACAAATCAAAATAGCGATAGAAGATTTGGATTTTAGATATGGTAATGTTGGTTTTGAATACATTGATAAAGAAAGCAACCAACGTTTTGACTTTGAAATTGAAAACGAAGAATTCAGACCTGAATTTGGAGTGTTGAAGCCTTATTTTATAAAGGTTTTAAAATCAAAATCTGTTGCGATTAATATTTATGCTGAAATAGAAAGCGGAGTAATCTTATCACAATTAGCAACTTCTGCCGATATTGAGAACATCAATAAAGAAATGGTTGAAAGTGTGAAATTTGAGTTTTTGAACAAAAGTTTCGTCGGTCAGATTCCGACATCGAAACAAAATATTTTTACAACAAACGAACTTCCAAATAATCAAAATATTTACACCAATGCTGAAAGTATTTTGATGGATTTGTTAAAAGGAAAACAACACAAACACTCCAAACACATTCAGTTTTTGGCTGACAGGCACGAACGAAACGTAATGAAGTTACGGTTTGTTTTACAGCCGTTTTCATTTGTGTTTTTAATTGCAGGAGAACAGAATTATCACATCATTTTAGAAACTTTAGATACCGAGGAAGCAACCTATATTTGGCATACAGATAAAAAAAAATCTGCACTGATTGACATCATAAAACAAATCGAAAAAGAACTAACAATCATAAGAGAAAAAGGACGACAAGTCTATTTGGAAACCAATCCACAAAATTTTTCAAGAATTGTTCATGATTATTCAGACGACAATAAAGGATTTATAATTTGGAAAGGATTGCTGGAAGAACGGATAATCTAAGAAATAGCAATTTACACGAGTGATTGGGTAATAATTTGGAAACGATATTTTATAGTACACTATCATTTTTACTATGAACTAACGGAAATACGTTGAAAAGCAAAGCAATAAGCACCGTTACCAAATCGTTACCTGACTTTTCTGGTAATCTTTATAAAAGCTTAGTATTCAATCGATACGACTTTTTTTTTGAAAACTTTTAAATAAAAAAAGCGCCAACTGATTTCTCAATTGGCGCTTAAACTGATTAGAGTTAATCTAATTATTTCTGATTGAATTTTGCTTTAAATTTATCATTCAATTTGGTTTGAAACGTTTCCAAATTAATTGTTCTTCCCTGAATAAAAGCAGCTGTCAGTTTGTTTGTTCTCATATCTAAAGCATCACCTTCAGAAATAAATAACGTGGCATCTTTACCTGTTTCTAAGGTGCCACAGGTAGATTCAATGCCTAATAACTTGGCTGTATTTGAAGTTATCAACTGTAAAGCTTTCTCTTTATCTAAACCAAAAGCAGCACAAGTTCCTGCCAGGAAAGGCAGATTTCGTACACTCATACGTTCGTGATCTCCGCTGTTTTCAAGACCAACAATAATGCCTTTGTCTGTTAAGATCTTAGCCATTTTATAAGGCAGGTTTACATCCTGATCGTCGTTTGTCGGCATGTCATGAACACGTCTTAGTAATACACCAACATTATGTTTTTTCAATAAATCGGCTGATTTATAAGCTTCAAATCCACCCACAATAACAATCTTGTTAATTTGGTTGTTAAGGGCAAGTTGTATGGCGTCTATAATTTGT is a window from the Flavobacterium cupriresistens genome containing:
- a CDS encoding DEAD/DEAH box helicase, which codes for MRRVVDKPQRRKLVMMNEFTPNDINQFRSLFKGREDVFAIRWEKSGKSGYMPAYQYDLYHYRVHKMNGGTFQNYPHKTYLPLSDNEIRKHLNGIQQIGVYPLLQDNTSGFLVADFDKQNWNEESVDFLNTCKEKNIPAYLERSRSGNGGHVWIFFGNLYPAIRSRKIFISILEQSGAFSMFDKGSSFDRLFPNQDFLSGKGLGNLIALPFFKPAMENGNSCFVNPETFEPYSNQWQFLNEIERVSIDVLDQLYQEISTTHNLPIRKNTNGKLSITLQQNIRVKRNGLVTPLINFLKEELNFANSEFFIKKKLGKNTFGTERYFKLVEETENEIIIPRGFIGKLLRFCKEQKLDFDFQDQRKLKEEITITFNAVLRIHQEKIIEAVSKKDFGVIVAPPGSGKTIMGLKIIAEKKQAALIVVHRKQLLEQWQERVQAFLGIPKHEIGIIGQGKAKIGKQVTIATIQSLPKQIEQIKNQFGTILVDECHHIPAETFRNTIEKLKTFHLYGLTATPFRKYNDDKLIFAYLGDVISEVLTIEIEKFKHAQIIVRNTNLDVPFNSKTDNFEILSKILVHDSERNKLILEDIKKELSYGKRITIITERKEHIDTLYLFLKQSYEVITLSGDDSDNNKKSKWQALQQGNFEVLITTGQYFGEGSDLSNISSLFLVYPFSFKGKLIQYIGRVQRSEINPTIYDYRDIKIDYLNKLFLKRNAYYSQIVRQASLFDEPTELIPERQNLIIEKQIKIAIEDLDFRYGNVGFEYIDKESNQRFDFEIENEEFRPEFGVLKPYFIKVLKSKSVAINIYAEIESGVILSQLATSADIENINKEMVESVKFEFLNKSFVGQIPTSKQNIFTTNELPNNQNIYTNAESILMDLLKGKQHKHSKHIQFLADRHERNVMKLRFVLQPFSFVFLIAGEQNYHIILETLDTEEATYIWHTDKKKSALIDIIKQIEKELTIIREKGRQVYLETNPQNFSRIVHDYSDDNKGFIIWKGLLEERII